The Betta splendens chromosome 7, fBetSpl5.4, whole genome shotgun sequence genome includes a window with the following:
- the LOC114859020 gene encoding monocarboxylate transporter 1-like, with protein MAPAVGGPVGYTPPEGGWGWAVVFGAFICIGFSYAFPKSITVFFKEIEVIFNATPSQVSLISSIMLAVMYGGGPISSILVNKFGSRPIIILGGCLAGSGLIAASFCNTVQQLYFFIGVVGGFGLAFNLNPALTMIGKYFYKRRPIANGIAMAGSPVFLSTLSPFNTWMYDQFGWRGSFLILGGLLLNCCVAGSLMRPIGPKPQPTKLVAEESNTVDSVQPHPKKTILQTINSFIDLTLFKHRGFLLYLMGNVIMFFGLFAPLIFLSNYAKSNGISKEKAAFLLSVLAFVDMFARPSMGLLANTRWVRPRVQYYFAGAVLYNGVCHVLAPLSVDYTGFVVYAIFFGFAFGWLSAVLFETLMDLVGAQRFSSAVGLVTIVECIPVLFGPPVTGNFYDYYGNYNYTYISCGIILMVASVFLFVGMGINYRLLDRERKAEEKREREEPKEERAAMLAPPPKSDENSAVAGVTLDDVARVDEDTV; from the exons ATGGCTCCTGCGGTGGGTGGACCTGTGGGTTACACCCCTCCTGAGGGTGGCTGGGGCTGGGCAGTTGTGTTTGGAGCCTTCATCTGCATCGGCTTCTCCTATGCCTTTCCCAAATCCATCACAGTGTTTTTCAAAGAGATAGAAGTCATCTTCAATGCCACACCCAGTCAAGTGTCCCTGATCTCTTCTATCATGTTGGCAGTGATGTATGGAGGAG GTCCAATCAGCAGCATCCTGGTGAATAAGTTTGGTAGTCGACCGATCATCATCCTGGGCGGTTGTCTAGCAGGGTCTGGGCTAATCGCGGCCTCTTTCTGCAACACTGTGCAACAGCTCTACTTCTTCATTGGAGTGGTGGGAG GATTTGGACTGGCATTCAACTTAAATCCAGCCCTCACTATGATCGGGAAGTACTTCTACAAGCGGCGCCCCATTGCCAATGGCATCGCCATGGCAGGCAgtcctgtgtttttgtccacCCTTTCACCTTTCAATACCTGGATGTATGACCAGTTTGGCTGGCGAGGCAGCTTCCTTATCCTGGGAGGACTTCTTCTCAACTGCTGTGTGGCTGGCTCTCTTATGCGCCCAATCGGACCCAAACCTCAGCCAACGAAGCTGGTGGCAGAAGAGTCAAACACTGTGGATTCAGTACAGCCACATCCTAAGAAGACCATCCTGCAGACCATCAACTCTTTCATTGATCTCACCCTGTTCAAACACCGTGGCTTCCTGTTGTACCTCATGGGAAACGTCATCATGTTCTTCGGTCTCTTTGCTCCACTCATCTTCCTCTCTAATTATGCAAAGAGTAACGGCATCAGCAAAGAGAAGGCAGCCTTCCTTCTGTCAGTCCTGGCGTTTGTTGACATGTTTGCACGGCCTTCCATGGGCCTGTTAGCCAACACCAGGTGGGTCCGGCCCAGGGTGCAGTACTACTTTGCAGGTGCTGTCCTGTATAACGGTGTGTGCCATGTGCTGGCACCGCTGTCAGTGGACTACACTGGATTTGTGGTCTACGCCATCTTCTTTGGCTTTGCTTTTGGCTGGCTAAGTGCAGTGTTGTTTGAGACCCTGATGGACCTCGTGGGAGCACAGAGGTTCTCCTCAGCGGTGGGACTGGTCACTATAGTGGAGTGTATACCAGTGCTGTTTGGCCCACCAGTAACGG GTAATTTTTATGACTACTATGGTAACTACAACTATACCTACATATCCTGTGGCATCATCCTCATGGTCGCCAGTGTTTTCCTCTTCGTGGGAATGGGCATCAACTACCGCCtgctggacagagagagaaaagcggAGGAGAAAAGGGAGCGTGAGGAACCTAAGGAAGAGCGAGCCGCCATGTTGGCACCGCCCCCAAAATCAGATGAGAACAGCGCAGTGGCCGGCGTCACACTGGATGATGTGGCCAGGGTGGATGAGGACACGGTGTAG